GAGCACGTCGCCACATTCGACGAGGGTCGGGAGCGTCCCCTCAGCGGCCCGCCTGATCTCATCGCGGTTCTCGCGCAGCTCGGGCGGGATGAGTGGGAGTCCGAGCGCGTCGTAGACGCCGGCTTCCGTCTCGCCGGCGACCCGAGTCCCGACGCGCTGGCTCGCCTCGGGGTCGTCGACCGCGGAGACGTCGAAGACGCCGTACTCGTTGACCTTGAGATCCATCCCGATCGCGCGGTTTCGGAGCGCGACGTTGTGATCTTTGCTCCCCGTGAAGTACTGCAGGGCCGCCCCGAACTCCTCGGGAACCACGACGCGCAGGTCGACACGCTGACCCTCGGATCGGACCGAGGCCTTGTTCGTCCCGGCCTCGATCACCGAATCGGTCCCCTCCCACGCCTCGAACGCTCCGATGATCGCGTCGCCGTCGTCGCTCGCGACCAACACGTCGACGTCGCCGATCGTTGGCCGCCACCGCCGGATCGATCCCGCCGTCTCGACCGTCTCGGCGGCCTCGTGGCCCGCGAAGAAGGCGACAATCCGGTCGGCGACGGGTCGGGCGTCGCCGAGCAGGCTCCGCTCTCGCGCCTCGCGGGCGAACGGGATGTTCTCCAAGATGTTCGCCTCTGTCTTCGCGCCGAACCCCGTCACCTCTCGTATTTCACCGGCCTCCGCGGCCGCTTCGAGGTCGTCGAGCGTTTCGATCCCCAGCGCCTCGTACAGCGCGCCGACGGTCTTCGGACCGACGCCCTCGACGGCCGTCAGCGCGGCCATGTCGACGGGCAGCCCCTCGCGGAGTTCCTCCAGCTCCCCGATCGTGCCAGTTTCGAGGAACTCCGCGGTCTTGGCGGCGATGGCGTCGCCGACGTCCTCGATCTCGTCGAGGGCGTCCTCGCCGCCCTCCTCGTACAACCGTTCGACGGCGACGGTGTGGCCCAGGATGCTGTCGGCCGCGCGACGGTAGACGTTCGGTTTGTACTCGACATCGCGCGCCTCGAGGTGATCCGCCATCTCCTCCAACAGCGCGGCGACCGCGGCGTTTTTGCTCACGAACCCGCTCCCGCAACCGCTCGGTTCATCGGCCCCGAACCCGCGGGCCGCCGTCGTCGCGACCCAACGCCTGTTTCAGGAAGTCCATCCAGCGTTTCGTGTCCGCGGCCTCCTGGCGTTTCGCCTCCGCCTCGACGCTCCCGGAGCCCAGACTCTCGAGCGCTTCGAGCGCCCGGTCGATCCCGACGATCGCGTTGGCG
This DNA window, taken from Natronomonas salsuginis, encodes the following:
- a CDS encoding helix-hairpin-helix domain-containing protein; this translates as MSKNAAVAALLEEMADHLEARDVEYKPNVYRRAADSILGHTVAVERLYEEGGEDALDEIEDVGDAIAAKTAEFLETGTIGELEELREGLPVDMAALTAVEGVGPKTVGALYEALGIETLDDLEAAAEAGEIREVTGFGAKTEANILENIPFAREARERSLLGDARPVADRIVAFFAGHEAAETVETAGSIRRWRPTIGDVDVLVASDDGDAIIGAFEAWEGTDSVIEAGTNKASVRSEGQRVDLRVVVPEEFGAALQYFTGSKDHNVALRNRAIGMDLKVNEYGVFDVSAVDDPEASQRVGTRVAGETEAGVYDALGLPLIPPELRENRDEIRRAAEGTLPTLVECGDVLGDLHVHTTASDGTATIVEMAEAAADYGHEYLGIADHATGPGMVGGVGLDDEELLAHADAVREANDDASIELFAGVEANIGTEGSISVGDDALESLDCVVASPHSALDGDGTDRLVTAIEHPAVDVIGHPTGRLLNQRPGHDIDIERVAAAAADHDTVLEINADPRRLDLRSSYAKVAIEAGATISINTDAHGVETLDYMRFGVHTARRGWVEPDDVLNCLDAAGVRAFLDR